One Leptospira kanakyensis DNA segment encodes these proteins:
- the trpS gene encoding tryptophan--tRNA ligase, producing MRVLTGLQPSGKLHLGNYFSAIKKILDYQSKEDLFLFIANLHALTTFRSKEELKTFTLECAIDLLALGVDPKKSVFWVQSDVPQVTELTWYLSQSITVSQLQLAHSFKDKVAKGFVPGAGLFTYPVLMASDILLFSAEKVPVGKDQKQHLEFARDIAERFNTQFGQVLSIPEPDIDENTATIPGVDGAKMSKSYQNTIDFFGTEKEIKKKVMSIVSDSRAVEEPKDLETSVIFQIHSLFLTPKEKETQMEKYKRGGVGYGDLKKDLLDSILNHFAPFRVKREELAQNLDYVHEVLKEGKEKAKAVAEAKLEDVRKTLGIYPF from the coding sequence ATGAGAGTCCTTACTGGATTACAACCCTCAGGCAAACTTCATTTAGGTAATTATTTTTCTGCGATCAAAAAAATCTTGGACTACCAATCCAAAGAAGATTTGTTTCTTTTCATTGCAAACTTACATGCACTCACAACATTCCGATCCAAAGAAGAATTAAAAACCTTCACCTTAGAATGTGCGATCGACTTACTAGCACTAGGTGTCGATCCGAAAAAATCTGTTTTTTGGGTTCAAAGTGATGTTCCCCAAGTGACAGAACTTACTTGGTATCTATCCCAATCCATCACAGTGTCTCAATTACAACTGGCCCATTCCTTTAAAGACAAAGTGGCAAAAGGTTTTGTTCCAGGTGCCGGACTTTTTACATATCCAGTACTCATGGCAAGTGATATCTTACTTTTTTCTGCAGAAAAAGTTCCCGTAGGAAAAGACCAAAAACAACATTTGGAATTTGCTCGTGACATCGCAGAAAGATTCAACACTCAGTTTGGACAGGTTTTAAGTATCCCAGAACCAGACATTGATGAAAACACGGCGACAATACCGGGAGTTGATGGAGCAAAGATGTCCAAGTCTTACCAAAACACCATCGACTTCTTTGGAACCGAAAAAGAAATCAAAAAGAAAGTGATGTCGATTGTCAGTGATTCGCGCGCGGTGGAAGAACCAAAAGATCTAGAAACCTCTGTTATTTTCCAAATCCATTCTCTTTTTCTCACTCCAAAAGAAAAAGAGACCCAAATGGAAAAATACAAACGAGGTGGGGTGGGATATGGAGATCTCAAAAAAGATCTCCTTGATTCCATTCTAAATCATTTTGCCCCTTTCCGAGTAAAACGCGAAGAACTGGCACAAAACTTAGATTATGTGCATGAGGTTCTAAAAGAAGGAAAAGAAAAAGCAAAAGCAGTTGCCGAAGCCAAATTAGAAGACGTTCGAAAAACACTCGGCATTTATCCTTTTTAG